A genomic window from Archaeoglobus profundus DSM 5631 includes:
- a CDS encoding molybdenum cofactor guanylyltransferase, which translates to MRLNVAILAGGKGSRIGLDKGFLELNGRMFAEILLERFDGCNVVFVCRDKKQAETYRTKFNCNTIIDTVKEFSPLAGIHSALEHFRDYVLIVAVDMPLVRRELAEFLYRKARGYDALIPRWSDGKLEPLLACYSYTAVKEIEQCITRGVRKVSKPFENLKTLYYPIERLRVFDEKLISFVNVNTPKDLEMVRCLSTGTEDL; encoded by the coding sequence ATGCGGTTGAATGTAGCTATCTTGGCTGGAGGGAAGGGCAGCAGGATAGGTCTAGACAAAGGATTCTTGGAGTTAAACGGGAGAATGTTTGCTGAAATATTACTTGAGCGATTTGATGGCTGTAATGTTGTTTTTGTTTGCAGGGATAAGAAACAGGCTGAAACTTACAGGACAAAATTCAACTGCAACACTATAATAGATACTGTCAAGGAATTTAGCCCCCTAGCCGGAATTCACTCAGCTTTGGAGCACTTCAGAGATTACGTTTTAATCGTTGCGGTGGACATGCCCCTCGTTAGGAGAGAACTCGCAGAGTTTTTGTATAGAAAAGCTAGGGGGTATGATGCTTTAATTCCAAGGTGGAGTGACGGAAAGCTCGAACCACTTTTAGCATGCTATTCATACACAGCTGTTAAGGAAATCGAACAATGCATCACTAGAGGGGTTAGAAAAGTATCCAAACCGTTTGAAAACTTAAAAACGCTTTACTATCCGATTGAAAGGTTAAGGGTTTTTGACGAAAAGCTCATTTCGTTTGTGAATGTAAATACACCTAAGGATTTGGAGATGGTAAGATGCTTGTCGACAGGTACGGAAGACCTATAA
- the moaA gene encoding GTP 3',8-cyclase MoaA codes for MLVDRYGRPIKHLRISVTSLCNMNCIYCHNEGMKDAGKDMSLEEIIEICKVFYDFGVEKVKITGGEPLIRGDIMDIIAEMPEFKEISMVTNGYYLSKYAYELKEVGLNRVNVSLDTLNPETYRFITGVRGLEKVLDGIESAYNAELTPIKLNMVVMKGVNEHEIEDILEYTARFNKNRINVVLQLIELVGHDEYYYSLDEIEEKFKSRAKTVITRSLHARRQYILGNKAVEFVRPFHAKFCMHCTRMRVTSDGKLKPCLMRDVTVDVRGLKGEELLEAIKRAVELREPYVKDLNQSR; via the coding sequence ATGCTTGTCGACAGGTACGGAAGACCTATAAAACATCTCAGGATTTCCGTTACATCTCTCTGCAATATGAATTGTATATATTGCCACAATGAGGGTATGAAGGACGCTGGAAAAGATATGAGCTTGGAGGAGATAATTGAAATATGCAAGGTTTTTTACGATTTTGGTGTTGAAAAAGTCAAGATTACTGGTGGTGAACCGCTCATTAGAGGAGATATAATGGATATAATCGCAGAAATGCCTGAATTTAAAGAGATTTCAATGGTAACGAACGGCTACTATCTTTCAAAATATGCATACGAGCTCAAAGAGGTTGGTTTGAACAGAGTCAATGTTAGCTTGGATACACTAAATCCCGAAACTTACAGATTTATAACTGGCGTAAGAGGATTGGAAAAGGTTTTGGATGGCATAGAATCAGCTTACAACGCTGAATTGACTCCTATAAAACTAAACATGGTTGTGATGAAAGGTGTGAACGAGCACGAAATCGAAGATATACTAGAATACACCGCAAGGTTTAATAAAAATAGAATAAATGTCGTACTGCAGTTGATAGAACTTGTCGGCCACGATGAATACTATTATTCACTTGATGAAATTGAAGAAAAGTTCAAAAGCCGAGCTAAAACAGTTATAACAAGAAGTTTGCATGCGAGGAGGCAGTACATTTTGGGTAATAAGGCTGTCGAGTTCGTAAGACCCTTCCACGCAAAGTTCTGCATGCACTGTACGAGAATGAGAGTAACTTCCGACGGAAAACTCAAGCCCTGCCTTATGAGAGATGTTACGGTTGATGTGAGAGGATTAAAGGGTGAAGAGCTTTTGGAAGCTATAAAAAGAGCTGTGGAGTTGAGGGAACCCTATGTGAAAGATTTGAATCAATCAAGATAA
- a CDS encoding PH domain-containing protein translates to MANEVFQVIPPRSFVVFSTALILGLIALTAYVWLITVDNVRYITLSITLIILAICAYFFIVAPYQTSIVLNDQIEVIAPPYAHESISKDVVLKSYVADIGRDENLRPVLRVGGTSFGSYKVGWFKLKNGKTALIVATQSRVVCFELKDKIVMISPNDFERFVNAPKVRSYLD, encoded by the coding sequence ATGGCCAATGAAGTTTTCCAAGTCATACCACCTCGGAGCTTCGTTGTTTTTTCAACAGCATTAATACTTGGATTGATCGCCCTAACAGCCTATGTCTGGCTAATTACGGTGGATAATGTTCGGTACATCACTTTGAGCATTACGTTAATTATCTTGGCAATTTGCGCATACTTTTTCATCGTCGCGCCTTATCAAACCTCAATAGTCTTAAACGATCAAATTGAAGTAATCGCACCGCCGTACGCCCACGAAAGTATAAGTAAAGATGTTGTTTTGAAATCGTACGTTGCCGACATTGGCAGAGACGAGAACTTGAGGCCTGTTTTGAGGGTGGGTGGTACGAGTTTTGGAAGTTACAAAGTCGGCTGGTTCAAATTGAAGAATGGCAAGACTGCGCTGATTGTAGCAACACAGTCAAGAGTAGTCTGCTTCGAATTGAAAGATAAGATCGTCATGATATCTCCGAACGACTTTGAGAGATTTGTCAATGCTCCGAAAGTTAGAAGTTATCTTGATTGA
- a CDS encoding ATP-dependent DNA ligase has translation MKFREFAEFCAILERVSSTLEMTGRIASFLRRIEDDDDLYNVVHFLMGRVFPPWDERELGVGIGLVCKALENVSGVSKEKIESMIKDYGDLGLVAERLLKGRGIKSLFAEELTIKRVREIFDEIASLEGEGSQKRKILLLTGLYGSASPIEARYLTRLILGEMRLGVGEGIMRDAIARAWGVDAELVERAYMIVNDLGRVAIIAKNEGKEGLKNVKIQLHIPVKMMLAQVAESIEQALREMKTIAVEWKYDGSRVQVHYGNGKVTIYSRRLENVTKALPEIVEEIKKCVKEGVILDGEVIAVKDGKPMPFQEVLRRFRRKHEITKAMEKIPLEAYFFDILYNDGEVIDLPLKERRKILESVIKESKIIKIAKQVVTNKKEEIERVFKEALDAGHEGAMLKNPNSPYTPGKRGRHWLKLKEVMETLDLVVVGGEWGEGRRSHLISSFELACLDPRTGKLLRIGQVGTGFTDEDLEELTELFKPLIVKEEGKKVYFKPKIVFEVAYQEIQKSPKYESGFALRFPRFVRLRDDKGVEDADTIDRVRELYEKQFARAKS, from the coding sequence ATGAAGTTTAGAGAATTTGCTGAGTTTTGTGCGATACTCGAAAGAGTCTCTTCGACACTCGAGATGACTGGAAGGATTGCATCTTTCCTAAGAAGAATTGAGGATGATGACGACCTTTACAATGTAGTTCACTTCTTAATGGGTAGGGTATTTCCTCCTTGGGATGAAAGGGAGCTTGGTGTCGGTATTGGATTAGTCTGCAAGGCTCTTGAGAATGTCAGCGGTGTTAGTAAGGAGAAAATTGAGAGCATGATTAAGGATTACGGCGATTTGGGTTTGGTAGCTGAAAGACTGCTTAAGGGAAGGGGAATTAAAAGTTTGTTTGCTGAGGAACTTACCATAAAAAGAGTTAGGGAAATCTTTGATGAAATTGCAAGCTTGGAAGGGGAGGGAAGTCAAAAGAGAAAGATTCTGCTTCTCACAGGTTTGTACGGCTCCGCGAGTCCAATAGAGGCAAGGTACCTAACAAGGCTCATTCTCGGCGAGATGAGGTTGGGGGTTGGAGAGGGAATTATGAGAGATGCGATTGCAAGAGCATGGGGAGTAGACGCTGAACTCGTTGAGAGGGCATACATGATAGTAAACGATCTGGGTAGAGTTGCAATCATAGCTAAGAATGAGGGTAAAGAGGGGTTAAAGAACGTTAAGATTCAGCTACATATCCCAGTTAAAATGATGCTCGCTCAAGTCGCTGAGAGCATAGAGCAGGCTTTGAGAGAAATGAAGACTATAGCTGTTGAGTGGAAGTACGACGGAAGTAGAGTTCAGGTTCACTATGGTAACGGAAAGGTCACAATTTATTCCAGAAGGCTTGAAAACGTCACTAAGGCTTTACCTGAAATAGTTGAGGAGATAAAGAAGTGCGTTAAGGAGGGAGTCATACTCGATGGTGAAGTTATAGCGGTTAAAGATGGCAAACCTATGCCCTTCCAAGAGGTCTTGAGAAGGTTTAGGAGAAAGCATGAGATAACCAAAGCAATGGAAAAGATTCCTCTAGAAGCTTACTTCTTCGACATACTGTACAACGACGGAGAAGTAATAGATTTACCGTTGAAGGAGAGGAGAAAGATACTGGAGTCCGTCATAAAGGAATCGAAGATCATAAAGATCGCTAAGCAAGTCGTTACGAATAAGAAGGAAGAGATAGAGCGAGTTTTCAAGGAGGCTTTGGATGCGGGACATGAAGGGGCTATGCTGAAGAATCCCAACTCACCTTATACACCCGGTAAGAGGGGAAGGCACTGGCTCAAGCTGAAGGAAGTTATGGAAACCCTCGATTTGGTTGTCGTTGGAGGAGAATGGGGAGAGGGAAGGAGAAGTCATTTGATAAGCTCCTTCGAATTAGCATGCCTAGATCCGAGGACTGGAAAGCTCTTGAGGATAGGACAAGTTGGTACGGGTTTCACAGATGAAGATTTGGAGGAGTTGACCGAGCTATTCAAACCGCTTATAGTCAAGGAGGAGGGAAAGAAGGTCTACTTCAAGCCGAAGATAGTATTTGAAGTAGCCTATCAGGAGATTCAGAAGAGTCCCAAATACGAGAGCGGGTTTGCGCTGAGGTTTCCAAGGTTCGTAAGGTTGAGAGATGATAAGGGTGTAGAGGATGCCGATACTATTGACAGGGTTAGAGAGCTCTACGAGAAGCAGTTTGCGAGGGCCAAGAGCTGA
- the cgi121 gene encoding KEOPS complex subunit Cgi121 codes for MKIKQGILKVNSLEEFLKDLGECAAVIDAKYVIDLDVVKFAAEKALKSWKEKRNIAKTLPLEILLYFSATRQIRDAIKVGVKEGTNEAVVVILNNCEDKLKKYFEEKEVVKVDKARIENVKRLYGITDEEIKIVRLEKLPLLIMERIALFDVFKE; via the coding sequence ATGAAAATAAAACAAGGCATTCTGAAAGTAAATTCGCTTGAAGAGTTTTTGAAAGATTTAGGGGAATGTGCGGCTGTAATAGATGCCAAATACGTGATTGATTTAGACGTAGTCAAATTTGCTGCTGAGAAGGCCTTAAAATCTTGGAAAGAAAAGAGAAACATTGCAAAGACACTTCCTCTCGAAATCCTTCTCTACTTCTCCGCAACGAGGCAAATAAGGGATGCCATAAAGGTTGGAGTTAAGGAAGGAACTAACGAAGCTGTTGTCGTCATCTTGAACAACTGCGAGGATAAACTCAAGAAATATTTTGAGGAGAAGGAGGTCGTTAAAGTCGATAAGGCGAGAATAGAAAACGTCAAGAGACTTTACGGGATAACGGACGAAGAAATTAAAATAGTTAGGCTGGAAAAGCTACCTCTACTAATCATGGAAAGAATTGCCTTATTTGATGTCTTTAAAGAATAA
- a CDS encoding RAD55 family ATPase codes for MKKYTTGITVLDSSLGGGIPAGSLVLLVEKPGAGAEIISFQFAVEGVKKGESVLYVTTDETSENLLNYIKLYFPDFNVNENFQLISFISNVTSDAKNFIKSSMHDPLGFTRKVLATSKYDRIVINNLNNLIRNYGENEVISLFEELSRKVKNDESVALAILVEGATESRIENTLKAIADGILELDVQERKRDSEKTQNNKAEEMHGSKERVQVRHN; via the coding sequence ATGAAGAAATACACAACTGGAATAACCGTACTCGATTCAAGCTTGGGTGGAGGAATACCGGCGGGTAGTCTCGTGTTACTGGTAGAAAAGCCAGGGGCTGGAGCGGAAATAATATCCTTCCAGTTTGCAGTCGAGGGAGTCAAGAAGGGGGAAAGCGTCCTTTATGTTACAACTGACGAGACTTCAGAGAACCTCTTGAACTACATAAAATTGTACTTTCCAGATTTTAACGTTAACGAAAACTTTCAATTAATAAGTTTTATATCAAACGTCACAAGCGATGCTAAAAATTTCATAAAAAGCTCAATGCATGATCCTTTAGGATTCACAAGGAAAGTTTTGGCCACTTCTAAGTACGACAGAATCGTAATAAACAATCTAAATAACCTCATAAGGAACTACGGCGAAAATGAGGTAATTTCATTATTCGAGGAACTCTCAAGGAAAGTAAAAAATGATGAATCAGTAGCTCTTGCAATACTCGTAGAAGGTGCAACAGAAAGCAGAATAGAGAACACACTCAAAGCAATCGCAGATGGTATACTCGAGCTTGACGTTCAAGAGAGAAAACGAGATTCAGAGAAGACTCAAAATAATAAAGCTGAGGAGATGCATGGTTCCAAAGAACGTGTTCAGGTACGACATAACTGA
- the hisI gene encoding phosphoribosyl-AMP cyclohydrolase, whose translation MKLRFDERGLIPVVVQDVNTKEVLMLAYANEEAIRKTLETGYAHYWSRSRNKLWMKGETSGNVQKVIEIRVDCDCDSLLYLVEQKGVACHTGNYSCFYRRLEEIE comes from the coding sequence ATGAAGCTGAGATTCGATGAAAGGGGTTTGATTCCAGTCGTAGTTCAAGATGTAAATACTAAGGAAGTACTTATGCTGGCGTATGCGAACGAAGAAGCGATAAGAAAAACGCTGGAAACCGGATACGCTCATTACTGGAGTAGAAGCAGAAATAAGCTGTGGATGAAGGGAGAAACGTCAGGGAACGTTCAGAAGGTTATTGAGATAAGGGTGGACTGCGATTGCGATTCTTTACTCTACTTGGTCGAGCAGAAGGGAGTTGCATGTCATACTGGTAACTACTCTTGCTTTTATAGAAGACTTGAGGAGATTGAATAA
- a CDS encoding SDH family Clp fold serine proteinase, which yields MDYYYDPFGFFASMIWWLLLFWLLVGPQLQYRRLTLMRQAIMKKLGEKRGSNVITLIHRQESIGLFGIPFYRFISIEDSEQVLRAIRMTPKDQPIDLIIHTPGGLVLAATQIAKALKNHPAKTTVIVPHYAMSGGTLIALAADEIIMDPNAVLGPVDPQLMNYPAPSIINAVKKKDPKDVDDQTLILADIAEKAINQVRQFVYELLKDKMEDEKAREVARILTEGRWTHDYPITVEVAKELGLKVSTDVPPEVYELMELYPQPIMQRPSVEFVPRREIKTTSILK from the coding sequence ATGGACTACTACTACGATCCTTTTGGATTCTTCGCCTCAATGATATGGTGGTTGCTATTGTTCTGGCTACTCGTAGGCCCTCAACTACAATACCGAAGGCTCACACTGATGAGGCAGGCAATCATGAAGAAGTTGGGAGAAAAGAGGGGAAGCAACGTTATAACGCTAATACACAGGCAGGAGAGCATTGGACTATTTGGTATCCCCTTTTACAGGTTCATCAGCATAGAAGATTCGGAACAGGTTTTGAGGGCTATAAGAATGACTCCAAAGGATCAACCGATAGATTTGATAATTCACACACCCGGTGGCCTTGTTTTGGCTGCAACTCAGATTGCGAAAGCTCTAAAGAATCATCCAGCAAAGACGACAGTCATAGTTCCTCACTATGCGATGAGCGGTGGAACTCTGATAGCTTTGGCTGCGGATGAAATAATAATGGATCCAAACGCTGTTTTAGGGCCAGTCGATCCCCAGCTTATGAACTATCCGGCACCTTCAATTATAAATGCTGTTAAGAAGAAGGATCCGAAAGATGTAGATGATCAGACTCTAATTTTGGCAGATATAGCTGAGAAAGCTATAAATCAGGTTAGGCAGTTCGTTTATGAGCTTCTGAAAGATAAGATGGAGGATGAGAAGGCTAGAGAAGTTGCAAGAATTCTAACTGAAGGTAGGTGGACTCACGATTATCCAATAACTGTGGAAGTTGCGAAGGAACTAGGATTAAAAGTTTCTACAGATGTTCCGCCAGAAGTCTATGAGTTAATGGAGCTATATCCGCAGCCGATAATGCAAAGACCAAGCGTGGAATTCGTTCCTAGGAGGGAGATTAAGACTACTTCAATTTTGAAATGA
- a CDS encoding Lrp/AsnC family transcriptional regulator, with translation MIDKKNKIIIEELQRDGRATITEIAKKIGLTSMGAKKRVDKLIKEGLIKVKALVNVEKFEIKLALIAMELESGEVLRDMLNKFENCPRIIKFFVTTGAYNLFALVWAENYYTLESISLESCSLRAQKGVRRFEFYPIADIYYDTFMDIKVIAEKTEKIAPCGVYCGGCERYKRERCQGCPSTIFYKGRL, from the coding sequence ATGATCGATAAAAAGAATAAGATTATCATTGAGGAGCTTCAAAGAGATGGGAGAGCTACAATTACGGAAATTGCCAAGAAAATCGGTTTGACAAGCATGGGTGCTAAGAAGAGAGTGGATAAACTCATAAAAGAAGGGTTAATCAAGGTGAAAGCTCTCGTAAACGTTGAGAAGTTTGAAATTAAGCTCGCCTTAATCGCCATGGAGCTCGAAAGTGGTGAAGTTTTAAGGGACATGCTGAATAAGTTTGAAAACTGTCCCCGTATAATCAAATTCTTCGTTACTACTGGTGCATACAATTTGTTTGCTTTAGTTTGGGCTGAAAATTACTACACACTCGAGAGTATAAGCTTAGAGAGTTGTTCTCTTAGGGCACAGAAAGGTGTAAGAAGATTCGAATTTTATCCGATCGCAGACATCTATTACGATACTTTCATGGATATAAAAGTTATAGCGGAGAAAACAGAGAAAATTGCTCCATGCGGTGTTTACTGTGGAGGTTGTGAGAGGTACAAAAGGGAAAGATGTCAGGGATGTCCATCAACAATCTTCTATAAAGGTAGATTATGA
- a CDS encoding sulfite exporter TauE/SafE family protein has translation MNSITAILVFVAGLIAGTLGGLLGIGGCVIMLPALVFIFKYPLPLAIGTTITAVILTATSGAIAHIKLRNVDYSTAKIVAISGAVGAAVGSITFFYIANQLWLLNFILGFAFLYVSIRMIYEGIFKRKMPAKTGNKVPGSRFAKSLIGFFIGIVTGIVGLGGGYALVPSFIYLLGSPVKIAVGTSLASFISMAVVSGAFKLYQGVVDAIAAICLGIGTIIGAQIGARLTKIFPSWAIKAVFGFVFLYVSLKFIYQGVSVLE, from the coding sequence GTGAATTCGATAACTGCAATTTTGGTTTTTGTGGCAGGTTTAATCGCTGGAACTCTTGGAGGGTTATTGGGTATAGGAGGTTGCGTCATAATGCTCCCAGCTTTGGTCTTTATCTTCAAGTACCCGCTACCGTTGGCAATAGGAACCACGATTACGGCAGTAATTCTGACGGCAACATCTGGTGCAATTGCACATATTAAGCTGAGAAATGTCGATTATTCCACTGCAAAGATCGTTGCAATAAGTGGAGCTGTAGGTGCTGCGGTTGGCTCTATAACATTCTTCTACATAGCAAACCAGCTCTGGCTACTGAACTTTATTTTGGGCTTTGCCTTTCTCTACGTCAGCATCAGGATGATCTACGAAGGAATATTCAAGAGGAAGATGCCAGCAAAGACGGGGAACAAAGTCCCGGGTTCAAGGTTTGCAAAAAGCCTGATAGGTTTCTTTATCGGAATAGTAACTGGTATAGTTGGACTGGGTGGCGGATATGCCCTAGTCCCATCGTTCATATATCTGCTCGGCTCACCTGTGAAGATTGCCGTTGGAACATCCTTAGCGTCGTTCATAAGTATGGCTGTTGTGAGTGGGGCTTTCAAACTATATCAAGGTGTTGTAGATGCGATCGCAGCGATTTGCTTGGGTATAGGAACCATAATAGGTGCTCAGATTGGTGCAAGATTGACAAAAATATTCCCTTCATGGGCTATAAAGGCTGTATTCGGCTTCGTTTTCCTCTACGTCTCTCTAAAGTTCATCTATCAGGGGGTATCGGTACTAGAGTAG
- a CDS encoding transposase yields MIVLNRPVTVDIPFTVTGEKARLVWWTAWFSKFCAHRLLNDAKENEILVDLSQTSFLKYARKRCYDVLPNRRYVDGIAVLIHSTLKSARKLGLKVNEIKLRQWLLFQCEADKKKKGNLNVRLTSTREAEALVFNQEREPRKIKINLRTPKKYEKLLKILVERAIKSEVGYPARIVIKEYNTHLNDLRLYCSLQVMVPYDLYLEVMRKYDAPLGNHVAGIDVNVDRLNIAIVDRYGRLRDVKTFWFREITSRGYRRKRAWTKIYQAIHDMLNYAYHHGVSHVVLENPEIVGYLKYYWIKNGNRKTKNYNYRTSIFRNRIIETIAYKTPLYGLKTIYVNPKGTTRSKEHEKIMKKYGLDRHTASAYLIALKSLKKIHYATK; encoded by the coding sequence GTGATCGTGTTGAATCGACCAGTCACCGTCGACATACCGTTCACGGTTACCGGTGAAAAAGCTAGGTTAGTTTGGTGGACAGCTTGGTTCTCTAAGTTTTGCGCTCACAGACTTCTGAACGACGCAAAGGAAAATGAAATACTAGTAGACCTATCGCAAACGAGTTTTCTCAAGTATGCACGTAAAAGGTGCTACGACGTACTTCCGAACCGTAGATACGTAGATGGTATAGCTGTATTAATACACTCAACGCTCAAGAGTGCTCGTAAGCTGGGTTTAAAAGTGAACGAGATAAAGTTGAGACAATGGCTCTTATTCCAGTGTGAAGCGGATAAAAAGAAGAAAGGAAATCTAAACGTAAGATTAACGTCGACTAGGGAAGCAGAAGCATTGGTATTCAATCAGGAAAGAGAACCGAGAAAAATAAAAATAAATTTAAGAACTCCTAAAAAATACGAGAAACTGTTGAAGATACTCGTAGAAAGAGCAATAAAGAGTGAAGTAGGGTATCCTGCTAGAATTGTCATTAAAGAATACAACACCCACTTAAATGACCTACGCCTTTACTGTAGCCTGCAGGTAATGGTACCGTACGACCTGTATTTAGAGGTTATGAGAAAATACGATGCTCCTCTCGGAAATCACGTTGCAGGAATAGACGTTAATGTCGACAGGCTAAATATAGCTATAGTAGACAGATACGGTAGGTTAAGAGACGTTAAAACGTTTTGGTTTAGAGAAATAACCAGTCGTGGATATAGGAGAAAGCGAGCGTGGACGAAAATATACCAAGCAATACACGACATGCTGAACTACGCCTACCATCACGGAGTATCACACGTAGTATTGGAAAATCCAGAAATTGTCGGTTACTTAAAGTATTACTGGATAAAAAATGGTAATAGAAAAACTAAAAATTATAATTACAGAACATCAATTTTTAGAAACAGAATAATAGAGACTATAGCGTACAAGACACCACTATACGGTCTAAAAACAATCTACGTAAACCCAAAAGGAACTACACGCTCTAAAGAACACGAGAAAATTATGAAAAAATATGGTCTCGATAGACATACCGCTTCAGCCTACCTAATCGCCTTAAAAAGCTTAAAAAAGATACACTACGCTACAAAATGA
- a CDS encoding radical SAM protein: protein MSFDPIERARKVEDIVMQNDKRKYYRFRYTRYYGGIVTADTVGCNLLCAYCWNYFKNLRPEKYGEFYSPEEVAEKLRKIARAKNCYLFRISGAEPILGERSAKHVAKVISLVDGEFILETNGLMLGYNSDIVNLLVGLNVVVRVTIKGWDEDSFEKITGAKGEYFRYQLKAVENLAKKGVPFWVAIMYDVFGEEGVKALKEKLPVPLQN, encoded by the coding sequence ATGTCCTTTGATCCAATTGAGAGAGCTAGGAAAGTTGAGGATATCGTGATGCAAAACGATAAGAGGAAATACTACCGATTTCGATATACACGCTACTACGGTGGTATAGTCACTGCTGATACCGTAGGATGCAATCTGCTCTGTGCTTACTGCTGGAACTACTTCAAGAATTTGAGGCCAGAGAAGTATGGAGAGTTTTACTCTCCTGAAGAGGTAGCTGAGAAATTACGCAAAATTGCAAGGGCTAAGAATTGCTACCTGTTCAGGATAAGCGGTGCCGAACCTATTTTGGGTGAAAGGTCGGCAAAACACGTAGCTAAAGTCATTTCGCTTGTCGACGGTGAATTCATCTTAGAAACTAACGGGTTGATGCTCGGATATAACTCCGATATTGTAAATTTATTAGTTGGATTGAACGTAGTTGTTAGAGTCACAATAAAGGGTTGGGATGAGGATAGCTTTGAGAAGATTACCGGAGCTAAAGGAGAGTACTTCAGATATCAGCTCAAGGCTGTTGAGAATCTGGCCAAGAAAGGCGTTCCTTTCTGGGTCGCCATCATGTACGACGTTTTTGGCGAGGAGGGAGTGAAAGCCTTGAAAGAGAAGCTACCAGTCCCCCTGCAGAATTGA
- a CDS encoding flippase-like domain-containing protein — protein sequence MKDWIKATIALIISIVTIAIIFHISNFEVSLSIIRTLDYKFLVIAFLLQVSFWLLWALRLKIIAKTLGSDVSYSYSLITTLSSMFFAAITPSSAGGEPVRVKMVADVCKSYGTASAVVLIERLLDAIFFAISLPILVILTGFYVGLGFRVAGIFSLFLVLFIALLYTLLKNPKKIERFVEKLFKFTRRFLKGRTDEIKAKVITEALRFRVALIDILKSKHYACIVFLLTIAMWLLGFLIPSFILLAMHLPPYFLFSITAQVIIVVVSLIPLTPGSSGIAEGTMAYLYSAFVPQGALGVLVAIWRTITYYTNLFFGFLVSLKILKSG from the coding sequence ATGAAAGACTGGATTAAAGCAACAATTGCTCTAATAATCAGCATCGTAACGATCGCCATAATTTTCCACATATCCAATTTTGAAGTTTCTCTAAGCATTATAAGAACTCTCGATTATAAATTTCTAGTAATCGCCTTTCTCCTTCAAGTTTCTTTCTGGCTCTTATGGGCTTTGAGATTGAAAATAATTGCCAAGACTTTGGGGAGTGATGTTAGCTACAGTTATTCCCTCATAACAACGCTTTCAAGCATGTTTTTCGCGGCCATAACTCCTTCATCTGCTGGCGGAGAACCTGTGAGAGTTAAGATGGTTGCAGATGTCTGCAAAAGCTACGGAACGGCTTCAGCCGTTGTCCTAATAGAGAGATTGCTCGATGCAATATTTTTTGCAATTTCTCTACCAATTCTTGTAATCCTGACTGGATTTTACGTTGGATTAGGCTTTAGAGTTGCTGGTATATTCTCGTTATTCTTGGTTCTCTTCATAGCTCTTCTCTACACACTGCTGAAGAACCCGAAAAAGATCGAGAGATTTGTAGAAAAACTGTTCAAATTCACTAGAAGATTTTTGAAGGGTAGAACAGACGAGATAAAGGCTAAAGTGATAACCGAGGCTTTGAGATTCAGAGTTGCCTTAATAGACATTTTGAAATCGAAGCATTACGCATGCATAGTCTTTCTGCTTACAATCGCCATGTGGCTCTTAGGTTTTCTGATACCATCATTCATACTGTTAGCAATGCACCTTCCACCCTACTTCCTGTTCTCAATAACTGCACAGGTGATAATAGTTGTAGTCTCCCTAATCCCCCTAACACCGGGAAGCAGTGGAATTGCTGAGGGTACGATGGCTTATCTCTATTCTGCATTCGTTCCACAAGGTGCTCTTGGTGTTCTAGTAGCTATTTGGAGAACCATAACTTACTATACGAACTTGTTCTTTGGATTTCTCGTAAGTTTGAAAATATTGAAATCGGGGTAG